Proteins from a single region of Rhipicephalus sanguineus isolate Rsan-2018 chromosome 5, BIME_Rsan_1.4, whole genome shotgun sequence:
- the LOC125758604 gene encoding uncharacterized protein LOC125758604, producing the protein MAENGKWVYISATSAKWSAIYFFELAWLVFQRTPSESEASFSSTEGEAASQRSDVVGEELHSRLTRTEWCDRKHCVVLDNFSEEECLCYREMEDPVTAAQPEGCVTENPEFHLVSKHRCAPYVEQFVDQDQLHQVSRF; encoded by the exons atggcagAGAACg GGAAATGGGTTTACATTTCAGCGACTTCAGCCAAATGGAGCGCGATATACTTCTTCGAGCTCGCGTGGCTAGTGTTTCAGCGCACGccgtcggagagcgaagcctcgttttcgtcgacggaaggcgaggcggcCAGTCAGCGAAGCGACGTCGTCGGTGAAGAGCTTCATTCGCGACTCACCCGTACTGAATG GTGCGACCGCAAACATTGCGTGGTACTCGACAACTTCAGCGAGGAGGAGTGCCTCTGCTATCGAGAGATGGAAGACCCTGTCACTGCTGCGCAGCCTGAAGGATGCGTCACAGAGAACCCGGAGTTCCACCTCGTGTCTAAACATCGCTGTGCTCCGTACGTCGAACAGTTTGTTGACCAAGATCAACTGCACCAAGTTTCTAGattttaa